From a single Capsicum annuum cultivar UCD-10X-F1 chromosome 12, UCD10Xv1.1, whole genome shotgun sequence genomic region:
- the LOC107850896 gene encoding tubulin alpha-2 chain has translation MRECISIHIGQAGIQVGNACWELYCLEHGIQPDGQMPGDKTVGGGDDAFNTFFSETGAGKHVPRAVFVDLEPTVIDEVRTGAYRQLFHPEQLISGKEDAANNFARGHYTIGKEIVDLCLDRIRKLSDNCTGLQGFLVFNAVGGGTGSGLGSLLLERLSVDYGKKSKLGFTIYPSPQVSTSVVEPYNSVLSTHSLLEHTDVAILLDNEAIYDICRRSLDIERPTYTNLNRLISQVISSLTASLRFDGALNVDVNEFQTNLVPYPRIHFMLSSYAPVISAEKAYHEQLSVAEITNSAFEPSSMMVKCDPRHGKYMACCLMFRGDVVPKDVNAAVATIKTKRTIQFVDWCPTGFKCGINYQPPTVVPGGDLAKVQRAVCMISNSTSVAEVFSRIDHKFDLMYVKRAFVHWYVGEGMEEGEFSEAREDLAALEKDYEEVGAELDDEEGGDDEGEY, from the exons ATGAGGGAATGCATATCAATCCACATTGGACAAGCTGGTATTCAGGTTGGAAATGCATGTTGGGAGCTTTATTGCCTTGAACATGGCATTCAG CCTGATGGCCAGATGCCGGGTGACAAGACTGTTGGAGGAGGTGATGATGCATTTAACACGTTCTTCAGTGAAACTGGAGCTGGGAAGCATGTTCCTCGTGCTGTTTTTGTAGATCTTGAGCCTACTGTCATTGATGAAGTCAGGACAGGAGCATACAGACAGCTCTTTCACCCTGAGCAGCTCATTAGTGGCAAAGAAGATGCAGCCAACAACTTTGCTCGTGGCCATTATACAA TTGGGAAAGAAATAGTTGATCTTTGTTTGGACCGCATTAGGAAGCTTTCGGACAACTGTACGGGCCTTCAAGGTTTCCTGGTTTTCAATGCTGTTGGTGGTGGCACTGGTTCTGGTCTTGGGTCGCTTTTACTCGAGCGTCTCTCAGTTGACTATGGCAAGAAATCAAAACTTGGATTCACAATATATCCCTCACCACAGGTCTCAACATCTGTTGTGGAGCCTTACAACAGTGTACTTTCAACTCACTCGCTGCTTGAGCACACTGATGTTGCAATTCTTCTTGACAATGAGGCCATTTATGACATATGCAGGCGCTCACTGGACATTGAGCGCCCCACTTACACCAATCTTAACCGCCTTATTTCACAG GTCATTTCTTCTCTGACTGCTTCGTTGAGGTTTGATGGAGCCCTGAATGTTGATGTGAACGAGTTCCAGACAAATCTTGTGCCATATCCCAGAATCCATTTTATGCTTTCTTCCTATGCTCCAGTCATTTCAGCTGAGAAGGCTTACCACGAGCAGCTCTCGGTTGCAGAAATCACAAACAGTGCCTTTGAACCCTCTTCTATGATGGTTAAGTGTGACCCTCGCCATGGAAAGTACATGGCCTGCTGCCTCATGTTCCGTGGTGATGTTGTGCCAAAGGATGTCAATGCTGCTGTGGCCACCATCAAGACCAAGCGTACTATCCAATTTGTTGACTGGTGCCCTACTGGTTTCAAGTGTGGTATCAACTACCAACCACCAACTGTTGTTCCTGGAGGCGACCTTGCCAAGGTGCAAAGGGCTGTATGCATGATCTCTAACTCAACTAGCGTTGCTGAGGTATTTTCGCGCATTGACCACAAGTTTGATCTGATGTACGTCAAGCGTGCTTTTGTGCACTGGTATGTTGGTGAGGGTATGGAAGAAGGTGAGTTCAGTGAAGCCCGTGAGGACCTTGCTGCCCTTGAAAAGGATTACGAGGAAGTTGGTGCTGAACTGGATGATGAAGAAGGGGGTGATGATGAAGGTGAATACTGA